Below is a window of Prosthecobacter sp. DNA.
GTCGTCGTCGATTGGCCCAAGTGCAGCATGGCCCGCATGAGACCCGACGGCAGCGAATTCGAGGTCATCAGCACCGGCCCGAACAACATCTGGGGGTTGGTGATCACCGGCGAAGGCGAGACCTTCATCCAGGAGGCCAACGACTACGGCTACCCCGTCATGCCCTTCCACGAATACGCCTACTACCCCGGCGGCATGGAGGCGCTCAAAAAAAGTTACCAGCCCGATTTCCCGCCCATGACTGATGTCCGCATGGGCGGCACCGGTTTGAGCGGTCTCGCGCTCATCGAAAGCGGACCGCTCTCGCCATCTGCAGTGCCTCAGAGTACTGTAGTCCCGGCCCACGTCATGGCCGTCGCCAATCCCATCATCTCGAAGATTCAAACCATCGCCATGCATCGCGACGGCGCGTATTGGAAGCTCGCCCAGCTCCCCGACCTCATCACCTGCGACGATCCCTTCTTCCGCCCCGTCGCCCTCACCAACGGCCCCGACGGCTGCATCTACATCGTCGATTGGTACAACAAGATCATCTCCCACAACGAAGTGCCGCGTGCACATCCTGATCGCGACAAGACGCGGGGACGCATCTGGCGGGTGAAGCCTAAGGGCGCGAAGACCGAAGTGGCTGATTTCACCAAACTCAACGCCGACGAACTCATCGACATACTTGGCACGGAGCCCGCCGCGAAGGCACATCTCGCGTGGCAGACGTTGGCCGATCGTCCATCACTTGCCGAATGGGATGAGGCTTGGTCAGTTTATTTTCTCGATAAGCTGAAGAAAAAAGAACTTCAGCCTAAAAGCGACGTGTCGAAGCTCATTAGCCTTTTTCACTCGCAGGCCGCAGCTGCTTCAAAGCGCATTCAATCTCTCTGGGTGCTCCGGGAGGTTGGGCCGCATAATAAGGGTGCTTTTCCGTTGTTGGACCAACTTGAGCTTCATTCACCATCACGACTCCCGACCTGGCCAGAGACAAAATCTTCAAATTTAGATCGTGAGATCGTAAGTGCGTGTGAGGATCCCAATTGGACATCAGTGGAGACCTGCGCCGCCTTTGCCAAACTAGCCACATCCACCAGCAGCAGCACACGCTGCATGGTGATTCGTGCAGTCAGTCAACTGTTGCGCACAATTGAGAGTGGTGATTTTAGGGCTCAGAACGAGACATTAACATTCTTGTTGGCCTTCGCCAAACCCAGCCTCCCAGGCCCCACGATCCAATCCTCACGCGCCCCGAAGCAAATCCCCGTGCGCGAGGCCTATGACCGCGAGTTCGAGCGCTTCCTCGTCCGCATGTTCCTGGAGCGTCATCCCGAGGTCGTCGCGAAGTTCCTCGACTCCGAAGCCGCCGCGAAACTGCCCGTGGAGGCCCGTGTGCTCGCCTCGCTCGCGTTGGAGCCGAAGGCCAGCGCTTCCCGCGTCGCCAAACTGCTGCCGCAGCTCGACCGCGCCCCGAATGACGAGGAACTCCTCCGCCTCGCCCAGTTCCCCGCCGAAGCCGGTGTCGGCGAGGCTCTCCAAGCGCTGCTCACGAACGAAAAGTCCCGTGCCGCCGTCGCCGAGAAGCTTCTCGCCCAACGCACCAAACTCGATGCCGCCAAGATCGCTCCGCTGCTCACGGAGACGGCGAAAAGCATGATCGGGAGCGCGGACACTCCTGTCCGCAGCCTTGCGCTCCAGATCATCGGTGGGTTCCAGCTCACCGCGCTCGAAGGCAATCTCATCGCGATGCTCAAGCAGCCAGTCAGCGGAGCTAGCTCTGTCTCCATATCGGGGACTGGCGGCGCACGCGCGGTACTAGTCGCCCTCCGCGAACTCCGCAGCGGTGAGGCCGAACTCTTCGCCAGAATTGCGGAATCCGATCCCGATCAGCTCGTGCGTGAGGAAGCGGTGACCACCCTCGCCGCCTCTCGCGCCCCCGATGCCGCCACGAAGCTTCTCGCGCTCTACCCGAACCTCCAGCCCACGCAGCGCCGCACCGCGCTGAACACTCTCTCCAGCACCAAAGCCGGTGCCAAGACCATCGTCACCGCCTTGCTCGACAAAACGCTGCCGCAGGCCGACCTCGACGGCCCCACCGTCGAACGACTCGCCACCGTGCTCGGCGATGATCCTGCCATCACCAAACTCCAGCAGCAGCTCGGCGGCATCTTCCGCGAGGTCTTGTTGCTCGACGGCCAGGACACTGCGTGGGTCGATTCGAAGATCACACTCGATGGCCCCTTCACTGTCGAGGCCTGGGTGCGGCTCGCGCCCGGCATCAGCAATGAAGACAGCCTCCTCGGCGTGCGCGGCGGCGTGGACATGAATTTCTTCGGCGGCAAATTCCGCGTCTATGCCGGCTCTGAGTTGCACGACGTCTGCGTGGCCACCAAACCCATGACCCCCGATCTCTGGACCCACCTCGCCGTCACCCGCGATGCCCAAGGCATCATCCGCATCTACCAAAACGGCGAACTGGATGCCACGGGCAGCAAGCCTGCGCCCGCGAAGTGGGAAAACTGCAAAATCGGCTGGAGTGGTCCGAAGCAGGGCACGGAGGGAGCCATGATGGAGTTTCGGGTGTGGAAGACCGCCCGCAGCGCCACGGAGATCCGCAGTGGCTTCGATAGGTCCTATGCGTCGCATGAGTCCCATAAGACCTATCTCAAAGTCGGGGAAAAACTCGGCCAAGGCGCCCGCATCGCCAAAACCATCGATACCCCGCCGCTGCTTACCGAAGAGCAGGCGAAGGCCCTCGACGCCAAGTTCGCCAAATTCTCCGCCCTCGCGCCCAAAGGCAATGCCGCCAACGGCAAAGTCCTCAGCGCCCTCTGCATCGCCTGTCATCAGATCGGCAATGCGGGCGGACAAATCGGCCCGAACCTCTCCGGCGCAGGCGCGATGGGCCTGGAGGCCGTGTTGCGCAACATTTTGACGCCGAACGCGGCCATGGAGCCCGGCTACCGCATCTTCCGCGTCGAAATGAAGAATGGCGACCTCATCGACGCCTTCTTCGTCAGTGAAGACAAGCAGGCCACCATCATCCGCCAGCCCGGCCTTCCCGACCGCCGCGTCAACAAACCCGACATCCGCTCCACGAAGTTCATTCGTCGTTCGCTGATGCCTGAAGGACTGCTGGATACTTTGCATGACCAGCAGGTGGCCGATTTGCTCGCCTATCTGATGACGCTGAAGGGCTAGGAGTCGCAAAACAGCTTCGAGTGACACACGAAGCCGAGGCGGCTGGTATTTGACATGCGGTCCCGGCAGTCGATAAGCCTTCCCCTTCCCATGCAGCCCGCCACGCCTGAAACCGCCCCCAAACCCGCCGCACCGGCGGACTTGGAGATCAAAGATGCCCAGCTCATCTTCAACCACGTTTGGAAACAGCTCGAAGCGGATTACGGCCGCGAGAACCTGCGCTTCCCAAAGGAGCTGATCCTGCTGGGCGGAGCACCGGGTGCGGGCAAAGGCACGAACACCGACTTCATCCGCGAGCTGCGCGGCATCACGGCCCAGCCGATCGTGGTCAGCGCCCTGCTCGACAGCCCCGAAGCGCAGAAGCTGAAGTCGCAGGGTGGCATGGTGGGCGACCGTGAGGTGGTGGGCATCCTCATTCGCAAGCTGCTCGAACCCGAGCAGCAGAACGGCGCGATCCTCGACGGCTTCCCGCGCACCAAGGTGCAGGTGGAGTGCCTCAAGATGCTCTTCGATGAAATGATGCGCCTGCGCCGCGATTTCTCCGACACACCCGAGGCCGCGCACTTCAAGCAGCCCATTTTCCATATCATGGTGCTCTTTGTCGATGAGACCGAAAGCATCGCGCGCCAGCTCAAGCGCGGCCAGGAGGTGCTCGCGCACAATGCGGAGGTGCGCAGTTCAGGCCTCGGCGAGCTTTGGGAAGAGCGTGCCACTGACTTCGACCCGGCGCTGGCGCGGAATCGCTACAAGGTCTTCAAAGAGAAGACCTACGACGCGCTCGTCTCGCTGAAATCGCTCTTCCACTACCACTTCATCAACGCCCAGGCCCCGCTGGAGCTGGTGCAGGAAAACATCGTCAAGGAGCTGGAGTATCAAAGCTCGCTGGAACTCGACCCGCGCACCTTCGACCTGCTGCGCAAACTGCCACTGGCCAGCGAGATCATCCGCCACGCCCGTCAGGATCTCGTTCGCCGTCTGGATGCCTACAAGGTGGAGAAGCCCGAACTCATGCAGGACGTGGTCAGTTTCATCGAGACGAAGATGATGCCCATCATCGTGCGTCACGCCATCTCCGGCCGTGCGGACATCAACTCAGAGAACAAGCTCTTCCACGACCCTGAAGCGCTCGCCATCCTGATCGACATCTTCTCCGAGCGCGGCTTCCATGCGACGGCGGACCTGCACCGCATTGAGATCCCGGAGCTGTTTGACCTGCAGACCGGCCAGATCCAGTGCCGCAAGAAGAAGGTCTTCCGCTTCAGCATCCGCTTCAAGGGCTCGGAGATTCGTCGCGGATAGCGTGGTGTTTGCAGGTTGCGTGATTCCTTCGCGCCCTCTACTCATCACGCCTCATGTCCACCATCGTTGTCACCCAGAAAAACGGCGTCGCCTGTGTCGGCGCTGACACGCTCAGTTGTCTCGGCTCGCTGCGTCAAAAAGCCCAGCATGTCGTGAACAAAACCAAGATCACCAAGATCGGCGATACCTTCATCGGTCTCACCGGCACCTCGGCGAGTCTCGTGGTGATGAACAGCTACTTCGCCAATCCCGAGCGCCCGCGCAATTTCTCGTCCTGCGAGGCCATCTTCGAGACCTTCCGTCATGCGCATGCGTGGCTCAAAGCCGAGTACTTCATGGCCTCGATGCCTGACAAGGGTGAGGAATATGAGACAACACAGTTCTATGGCCTCGCCGCAAACCCGCACGGCATCTTCGCGCTTTATTCATATCGTTCCGCGCAGCAGTTCCACAAATTCTGGGCAGCAGGCTCGGGCCGCGACTACGCGCTCGGCGCCATGCAGGCCGCGTATGACAAGTGCAAAACCGCCGAGGAAATCGCCCGCATCGGCCTCGAAGCCGCCGCCGAATTCGACAGTGCCACCGCCGCTCCGTTTGAGGTACACACCGTGCCGCTGCTCTCCGCCGCGAAACCCAAAACGTCCCGCAAGAAATAGTTTTTTCCCACCTTCTTCTCCAACCATGAAGCGTCTTTTCCTCACTCTCATTGCTGTCAGCTCCGCACTCGCCGACGGCCCCAAGGACAATCAAATCGCCGACGTGCGGCCGATTCCGCCTCCCGGCGTTGCCGTTCCTGATGCGGATCGCGCTCGACTCACGGAAGGTTTGAAAAAACTTCGCGCCGCCATTGATGACGCTGCCAAAGCGCAGGTGAAGAACCCACAGCTCGCCGATCTGCTGCCCGACCTCGAGATTTATCACAAGGCGGTCGATTGGGCGCTGCGCTACAACGAAGTTCACAAGCTCCAGGAGCTAAAAAGCGCCGATGAATTGATCGCAGAAGGCTTGCAGCGTGCGGAGCAGTTCAAAACCGGCCAGACGCCATGGACAAAGCAGAAGGGTCTCGTCGTGCGCGGCTATCGCTCGAGGATCGACGGCTCCGTGCAGCCTTACGGCATGGTGATTCCTGAGAGTTACGTCGGAGCGCCCGTGCGTCTCGATGCGTGGTGCCATGGACGCGGTGAAACGCTCAGCGAACTGGCCTTCCTCGATCAACGTCGCAAACAAACCGGCCAGATCGCGCCGAAAGGTGCTCTCGTGCTGCATCCCTATGGTCGCTACTGCTGCGCGAACAAGTTTGCCGGTGAGATCGATTTGATCGAAGCCATCGATCACGCCTCCAAGTTCTATGCCATCGACGAAGACCGCGTCATCGTGCGTGGTTTCAGCATGGG
It encodes the following:
- a CDS encoding PVC-type heme-binding CxxCH protein, with the protein product MRHLPLLAFLLTTSAFAEPVSLFDGKTLDGWDFDPAMWRVEDGVITGGSTTEKIKKNDFISTKKSYQNFELKLKIKVSGDPKTGMLNSGIQIRSVRDGSAMSGYQVDCGAGWFGKIYDEHRRNKVIWAPTPEQQAALDKAIDVFGWNEYVIRAEGPRIQTWINGVHCMDYTETDPNIALDGHIAPQVHSGGVCLVQVKDVTIEELPATPGAPTWKSIGGLEGMKAKLPPKPQANATAPKRDISYNNVQGTALTAQEQLKKFHLPEGYEIELVVQESEGLGKFVSVYFDQRGRMWTQTALEYPVDSNENPAAAEAVYAGKGKDKVLVYPRESLNGKIPEGGLTDATVFADGLAIPLGILPWGNGDTCYVQHGHDLKLYKDTNGDGKADTFDVVLTGFGVQDSHLFPHQFTRAPGGWIWMAQGLFNNSKVHKPGSDVVVDWPKCSMARMRPDGSEFEVISTGPNNIWGLVITGEGETFIQEANDYGYPVMPFHEYAYYPGGMEALKKSYQPDFPPMTDVRMGGTGLSGLALIESGPLSPSAVPQSTVVPAHVMAVANPIISKIQTIAMHRDGAYWKLAQLPDLITCDDPFFRPVALTNGPDGCIYIVDWYNKIISHNEVPRAHPDRDKTRGRIWRVKPKGAKTEVADFTKLNADELIDILGTEPAAKAHLAWQTLADRPSLAEWDEAWSVYFLDKLKKKELQPKSDVSKLISLFHSQAAAASKRIQSLWVLREVGPHNKGAFPLLDQLELHSPSRLPTWPETKSSNLDREIVSACEDPNWTSVETCAAFAKLATSTSSSTRCMVIRAVSQLLRTIESGDFRAQNETLTFLLAFAKPSLPGPTIQSSRAPKQIPVREAYDREFERFLVRMFLERHPEVVAKFLDSEAAAKLPVEARVLASLALEPKASASRVAKLLPQLDRAPNDEELLRLAQFPAEAGVGEALQALLTNEKSRAAVAEKLLAQRTKLDAAKIAPLLTETAKSMIGSADTPVRSLALQIIGGFQLTALEGNLIAMLKQPVSGASSVSISGTGGARAVLVALRELRSGEAELFARIAESDPDQLVREEAVTTLAASRAPDAATKLLALYPNLQPTQRRTALNTLSSTKAGAKTIVTALLDKTLPQADLDGPTVERLATVLGDDPAITKLQQQLGGIFREVLLLDGQDTAWVDSKITLDGPFTVEAWVRLAPGISNEDSLLGVRGGVDMNFFGGKFRVYAGSELHDVCVATKPMTPDLWTHLAVTRDAQGIIRIYQNGELDATGSKPAPAKWENCKIGWSGPKQGTEGAMMEFRVWKTARSATEIRSGFDRSYASHESHKTYLKVGEKLGQGARIAKTIDTPPLLTEEQAKALDAKFAKFSALAPKGNAANGKVLSALCIACHQIGNAGGQIGPNLSGAGAMGLEAVLRNILTPNAAMEPGYRIFRVEMKNGDLIDAFFVSEDKQATIIRQPGLPDRRVNKPDIRSTKFIRRSLMPEGLLDTLHDQQVADLLAYLMTLKG
- a CDS encoding nucleoside monophosphate kinase; the protein is MQPATPETAPKPAAPADLEIKDAQLIFNHVWKQLEADYGRENLRFPKELILLGGAPGAGKGTNTDFIRELRGITAQPIVVSALLDSPEAQKLKSQGGMVGDREVVGILIRKLLEPEQQNGAILDGFPRTKVQVECLKMLFDEMMRLRRDFSDTPEAAHFKQPIFHIMVLFVDETESIARQLKRGQEVLAHNAEVRSSGLGELWEERATDFDPALARNRYKVFKEKTYDALVSLKSLFHYHFINAQAPLELVQENIVKELEYQSSLELDPRTFDLLRKLPLASEIIRHARQDLVRRLDAYKVEKPELMQDVVSFIETKMMPIIVRHAISGRADINSENKLFHDPEALAILIDIFSERGFHATADLHRIEIPELFDLQTGQIQCRKKKVFRFSIRFKGSEIRRG